One Pseudodesulfovibrio senegalensis DNA segment encodes these proteins:
- a CDS encoding DDE-type integrase/transposase/recombinase produces MFKINEVLSYDGKQFRVLSLLGEQLVWIDINDSRAFPTLVFTQDLQLAIENETLTRTEDPFADQAFASPEPGSANQTRRDKNYGIIRNIIEDPEFHDAKIRAARIKTVLATQKISKPHVYKLLRRYWQRGQTPNALLPDYKNSGAKGKKRNANKNKLGRPREHTPGVGAIIDEQTERLFRIAIDRHLLKDRGCSFPYAHRRFKTLYENYFPDIPESEMPTIRQMRYFYEREYGLVKKLKKRTPKIEYNKDVRQLTSTANANTLGPGSRYEIDATIADIYLVSDSDRRDIVGRPVIYFVKDVFSRMIAGLYVGFENPSYAAAIQSLSVAMTDKVQFCKEYGFDISDEDWPTVGLPDAILADRGELLGHQIESLESCFSVRIENTPPYRGDAKGIVERSFKTIQAEFKPFAPGVVGKTLVKKRGGKDYRLDAKLSVTEFKKIIISSVLTHNRFDVLDKYDREPDMPPDLPMTPLSIWNWGIQHRTGRLRNAPEEAIRISLLPRTKATISDLGLSVFGVYYTSPEIIEHGWLHRAKEVRRPVGLTTAYDPASADTVYLFPTKETGEYWPCRLTPRSREFAGASFWDVWRTKKEQKKAVAKSRLQKEAEQRKHEEFVAETIRQAEKRSPHTSDAPDAERIRGIRPNKETEKQKERHPLNAPAKQISAPAGKTIPFKGVEQESYEYPDFIDELFGDEDT; encoded by the coding sequence ATGTTCAAAATAAATGAAGTTCTGAGTTACGATGGCAAACAATTCAGAGTTCTTTCCTTACTTGGAGAGCAACTCGTCTGGATTGACATAAATGACTCCAGGGCCTTCCCCACGCTCGTTTTCACTCAAGACCTGCAGCTTGCCATTGAAAACGAGACCCTCACACGTACGGAAGACCCTTTTGCAGACCAAGCCTTCGCCTCCCCCGAGCCTGGGAGTGCAAATCAGACAAGGCGCGACAAAAACTACGGAATCATACGGAATATAATTGAAGATCCGGAATTTCACGATGCCAAAATCCGAGCCGCAAGAATCAAAACGGTGTTGGCGACTCAAAAAATATCAAAACCACACGTTTACAAACTGTTGCGAAGATATTGGCAGCGAGGGCAAACACCCAACGCCCTGCTCCCGGATTACAAAAACTCGGGAGCCAAAGGGAAAAAACGTAACGCCAACAAAAACAAGCTTGGTAGGCCCCGAGAGCACACACCCGGGGTGGGAGCGATCATTGACGAACAAACGGAACGCCTGTTCAGGATCGCGATAGATCGGCACCTGCTCAAGGACAGGGGATGCAGTTTTCCATATGCACACAGACGCTTCAAAACCCTCTATGAAAACTATTTTCCAGACATCCCCGAATCAGAAATGCCCACAATACGGCAAATGCGCTATTTTTATGAACGGGAATATGGACTGGTAAAAAAACTAAAAAAACGAACACCCAAAATCGAATACAACAAGGATGTCCGCCAACTCACTTCAACGGCGAATGCCAACACACTCGGTCCCGGATCCCGCTATGAAATAGATGCCACTATCGCTGATATATACCTTGTTTCAGACAGCGACAGACGCGACATTGTCGGCCGCCCTGTCATCTATTTCGTCAAGGACGTGTTCAGCAGAATGATTGCAGGACTCTATGTCGGATTCGAAAATCCATCCTACGCTGCGGCTATCCAGTCCCTTTCCGTGGCAATGACCGACAAGGTTCAGTTCTGCAAGGAGTATGGCTTCGACATCTCAGATGAGGATTGGCCCACTGTGGGGCTGCCGGATGCAATACTTGCCGATCGGGGCGAACTGCTGGGCCATCAGATAGAGTCGCTGGAAAGCTGCTTTTCCGTACGAATAGAGAACACGCCCCCTTACCGGGGCGATGCAAAAGGCATTGTTGAACGCAGCTTCAAGACCATTCAGGCCGAATTCAAACCTTTTGCCCCCGGAGTCGTGGGCAAAACGCTGGTAAAAAAACGAGGCGGAAAAGACTACCGGCTTGATGCCAAGCTTTCCGTTACGGAATTCAAGAAAATCATTATTTCTTCGGTCCTGACGCATAACCGATTTGATGTGCTCGACAAGTATGACCGCGAGCCTGACATGCCGCCGGACTTGCCCATGACGCCTCTTTCCATTTGGAACTGGGGCATCCAGCACAGGACAGGAAGACTGCGGAACGCTCCGGAAGAAGCCATTCGCATCAGCCTGCTCCCTCGTACCAAAGCCACAATCTCGGATCTCGGATTATCCGTCTTTGGCGTATACTACACGTCCCCGGAAATCATTGAACACGGGTGGCTTCACCGTGCTAAGGAAGTACGTAGACCTGTCGGCCTCACGACTGCATACGATCCTGCCAGCGCGGATACGGTTTACCTTTTCCCGACAAAGGAAACCGGCGAATACTGGCCCTGTCGACTTACACCGCGTTCAAGGGAATTTGCCGGGGCTTCCTTCTGGGACGTGTGGCGGACAAAAAAAGAACAGAAAAAAGCCGTTGCAAAAAGCCGTCTGCAAAAAGAGGCCGAACAACGAAAACATGAGGAATTTGTCGCTGAAACAATTCGACAGGCAGAGAAGAGAAGTCCACACACAAGTGATGCTCCCGATGCCGAACGCATTCGAGGAATTCGACCCAATAAAGAAACCGAAAAGCAAAAGGAACGACACCCCTTAAACGCTCCGGCGAAGCAGATTTCGGCACCCGCTGGCAAAACCATTCCCTTCAAAGGGGTCGAACAGGAAAGCTACGAATATCCGGACTTCATTGATGAACTTTTTGGCGACGAGGATACATAA
- a CDS encoding TnsA endonuclease N-terminal domain-containing protein encodes MARKNNSPTEVTFQRWIKDGRGSGNGRDYKPWLTVRDVASQGRSHRVFGHKSQRTHHLFSDLELAVFLILDWQPDILDIREQFCLQREITLELAEAYNIRHPAIGNVVQFMTSDFLVNSSRSGKTKFALQAKYSGDLERNRVIEKLELERRYWQRKDVPWALITEKEIPSTVFQNINWLYPAQAEEIPEADLAQRINFYSHHLSKSNDTTLIDLAKSLDVSYDLPAGQSLREMRQLFAQRFFTFNIHTPFQKLTPAGVVQTDATAIRETLHVQNK; translated from the coding sequence ATGGCCAGAAAAAACAACTCTCCGACAGAGGTCACATTCCAGCGATGGATCAAGGACGGTCGCGGTTCCGGCAACGGACGCGACTACAAACCGTGGCTGACAGTAAGGGATGTCGCCTCCCAAGGCCGCTCACACAGGGTTTTCGGGCACAAGTCCCAGCGAACCCATCATCTCTTTTCCGATCTTGAACTGGCTGTCTTCCTTATCCTTGACTGGCAGCCCGACATTCTCGACATCCGGGAACAATTCTGCCTCCAACGAGAAATCACCCTTGAACTGGCCGAAGCATACAACATTCGGCACCCGGCCATCGGTAACGTCGTTCAATTCATGACATCCGATTTTCTGGTCAATTCTTCCCGCTCGGGAAAAACGAAATTCGCCCTGCAAGCCAAATATTCCGGCGACCTTGAAAGGAACCGCGTGATCGAAAAGCTGGAACTGGAACGAAGATATTGGCAACGAAAGGATGTCCCGTGGGCCTTGATCACAGAAAAGGAAATTCCGTCCACCGTCTTTCAAAACATCAATTGGCTCTACCCTGCCCAAGCCGAAGAAATCCCCGAAGCTGACTTGGCCCAACGGATCAACTTCTACTCCCACCACCTTTCCAAAAGTAACGACACAACGCTGATAGACTTGGCCAAATCCCTCGATGTTTCCTATGACCTCCCAGCCGGGCAATCCTTGCGTGAAATGCGCCAGTTGTTTGCGCAACGCTTTTTCACATTCAATATTCATACTCCATTCCAAAAATTGACCCCGGCCGGAGTCGTCCAGACCGATGCAACCGCCATACGGGAGACACTTCATGTTCAAAATAAATGA
- the cas6e gene encoding type I-E CRISPR-associated protein Cas6/Cse3/CasE, whose protein sequence is MFMSKIRLDMARSSHLGVYEAHQALWKLFSDSPDRRRDFLYRRLDDSSFLTVSERRPEDLPFVRRMEVKEYEPKLANGDRVLFSLRFNPVIKRREPSSDGRRGRQVRVDMVQDERKRLMREGLEMPSRSEIAQGVAEQWLEKRQQTLGLTLEKETVMAEAYDQSRFGHRGGSKAVVLSRIDARGFATVADAGLLEKALFQGVGAAKGFGFGLLLVRRA, encoded by the coding sequence ATGTTCATGAGTAAAATCCGGCTGGACATGGCCCGGTCTTCGCATCTGGGCGTGTACGAGGCGCATCAGGCGCTTTGGAAGCTCTTTTCGGATTCCCCTGACCGGCGGAGGGACTTTCTGTATCGCCGTCTGGACGACTCCTCGTTTCTGACCGTTTCCGAGCGGCGTCCCGAGGATTTGCCCTTTGTGCGCAGGATGGAAGTGAAGGAATACGAACCGAAACTGGCGAACGGCGACAGGGTCTTGTTTTCCCTGCGCTTCAATCCCGTGATCAAGCGGCGGGAACCTTCGTCCGACGGCAGGCGCGGGCGTCAGGTCCGGGTGGACATGGTGCAGGACGAGCGCAAGCGTCTCATGCGCGAGGGTCTGGAAATGCCGTCGCGTTCGGAAATCGCCCAGGGCGTTGCCGAACAGTGGCTTGAAAAACGACAGCAGACTTTGGGCCTGACACTGGAAAAGGAGACCGTCATGGCGGAAGCCTACGACCAGAGCCGTTTCGGGCACAGGGGCGGCAGCAAGGCCGTGGTGCTTTCGCGCATTGACGCGCGCGGGTTCGCTACGGTTGCCGATGCCGGACTGCTGGAAAAGGCCCTTTTTCAGGGCGTGGGCGCTGCCAAGGGCTTTGGCTTCGGGCTGTTGCTGGTAAGGCGGGCGTGA
- a CDS encoding AAA family ATPase gives MALPPNMVSAIYRKQTVPQYRGNPLIEALPPIMSQKDLKAGLTGEVQFDPRDIFASGRDRAHMTASLLDDFFQPLSAHLQLEERVSIMIRMGYVGRNLDDGSFNTHMQNGYERVMTGDINACRFHQAKSTASSLTLIGCSGSGKSTTLNRILATYPQVIFHEERNFTQLTYLKVDCPHDGSLKNLCIQFFRSLDRVLHTNYEIKYTRKRHGVETLLALMSQVANAHAIGVLVIDEIQHLSRKRSGGVDKMLNFFVTLVNTIGLPVIFVGTPKARPIFERDLRSGRRGAGLGALLWEPMKAPNPTIDHATGQPRKTEWTAFSDKLWRYQWLQKRDEIMSDEIRDCWYDLSQGVLDIVVKLFVLAQLRAITTGVERITTGLLKKVYEDELGPVHPMLAALRSGDPEKIARFSDLIIPDIDTKMLTLTASIKPPRSLDNETELFRDNPQALRLHNLLVGMDCEERKIVPLVKKILQDQPHLKTKDMVAIVLDWYESSEKTQPKAKGKSIPKNKWHTLDSDDLRFMHSQAQSSTYEYFKQNSMIFDLEQWVSNTG, from the coding sequence ATGGCTTTACCTCCCAACATGGTAAGCGCGATTTACCGAAAACAAACCGTTCCTCAATATCGTGGGAACCCACTGATCGAAGCTTTGCCGCCCATAATGTCCCAAAAGGACCTCAAGGCCGGCCTTACGGGAGAGGTGCAGTTCGATCCTCGCGACATCTTTGCCTCAGGCCGGGACCGGGCACACATGACCGCATCCCTGTTGGACGATTTCTTTCAGCCCCTGTCCGCGCATCTCCAATTGGAGGAACGAGTCTCCATCATGATCAGGATGGGCTATGTAGGTCGCAATCTGGACGATGGTTCCTTCAACACGCACATGCAAAACGGCTATGAACGGGTCATGACCGGCGACATAAATGCTTGCCGTTTCCATCAGGCAAAATCCACAGCCTCCAGCCTGACACTCATCGGTTGCTCGGGAAGTGGCAAAAGCACCACCCTGAACAGGATCCTTGCCACGTATCCCCAAGTAATCTTTCATGAAGAACGCAACTTCACCCAACTTACATATCTCAAGGTGGACTGCCCGCATGACGGCTCGCTGAAGAACCTGTGCATACAATTCTTCCGGAGTTTGGACCGCGTGCTGCACACGAACTACGAGATCAAATACACACGAAAGCGGCATGGAGTAGAAACACTTCTTGCGCTCATGAGTCAGGTTGCCAATGCGCACGCCATAGGTGTTCTCGTAATCGACGAAATCCAACATCTCAGCCGCAAGCGTTCGGGCGGCGTGGACAAAATGCTCAATTTCTTTGTCACGCTGGTGAACACTATTGGTCTGCCGGTCATTTTCGTCGGGACTCCCAAGGCACGGCCCATCTTTGAAAGGGATTTGCGTTCCGGAAGACGGGGAGCAGGCCTTGGGGCATTGCTCTGGGAACCGATGAAAGCGCCAAATCCTACGATCGACCATGCAACCGGACAACCCAGAAAAACCGAATGGACGGCCTTCAGCGACAAACTGTGGCGTTACCAATGGCTGCAGAAACGCGACGAGATCATGAGCGATGAGATTCGCGACTGCTGGTACGACCTGTCGCAGGGAGTGCTTGATATTGTGGTCAAACTCTTTGTGCTCGCCCAACTCCGGGCCATAACAACCGGTGTGGAACGAATAACGACAGGACTCCTGAAAAAGGTCTATGAAGACGAACTGGGCCCGGTTCACCCCATGCTGGCGGCACTGCGTTCCGGTGACCCGGAAAAAATCGCCAGATTCTCCGACCTGATCATCCCGGACATAGACACAAAAATGCTTACGCTGACAGCTTCAATCAAGCCGCCAAGATCTTTGGATAACGAAACGGAACTGTTCAGGGACAACCCGCAAGCTCTTCGCCTACACAACCTGTTGGTTGGCATGGATTGCGAAGAACGCAAAATAGTACCGCTGGTAAAGAAAATCCTTCAAGACCAACCGCACTTAAAAACAAAAGACATGGTCGCCATTGTTCTGGACTGGTATGAATCTTCGGAAAAAACTCAACCAAAAGCCAAAGGCAAATCCATCCCCAAAAACAAATGGCATACGCTGGATTCGGATGATCTCAGGTTCATGCACTCTCAGGCGCAATCGAGCACCTATGAGTACTTCAAACAAAACTCCATGATCTTTGATCTGGAGCAGTGGGTAAGCAATACGGGATAG
- the cas2e gene encoding type I-E CRISPR-associated endoribonuclease Cas2e, whose amino-acid sequence MAMTVIVVESVPPRLRGRLAVWMLEIRAGVYVGDLSSRTREMVWFTVREGIADGNGVMAWQSRTEQGYSFETLGVNRRVPVDFDGMALVSFLPLEEKETECKDGA is encoded by the coding sequence ATGGCGATGACGGTCATCGTGGTTGAGAGCGTTCCGCCGCGTTTGCGGGGGCGTCTTGCCGTCTGGATGCTGGAAATCCGCGCCGGGGTGTATGTGGGCGACCTGTCCTCGCGTACCCGCGAGATGGTCTGGTTCACCGTGCGGGAGGGAATTGCGGACGGCAACGGGGTGATGGCTTGGCAGAGCCGGACCGAGCAGGGCTATTCCTTTGAAACGCTGGGCGTCAACCGCCGGGTTCCCGTGGATTTTGACGGCATGGCGCTGGTCAGTTTTTTGCCATTGGAGGAGAAAGAAACAGAATGCAAGGATGGTGCCTGA
- a CDS encoding Tn7-like element transposition protein TnsE, producing the protein MNNFRFPQFDGDVTIAGIRHFFRYNDSSQWHVDIDTDPPQQKSHLTTSNASILARKRVLNPTRSYKEAGYPIAFTWPEPHKWRVKRIGDCPIPGYTHRPDASQFCFALIHGNLLVYLPQFELARTLFFHDSYLCNTAMESDCLDTEFYIERDSNGARILIMPSSGFSLTHFADPVYRKNLSWILLDAEAHKSYKSICTKQRQHGESRTNYRIWNFQFDPPPMQGTRLEVRGHLDRDEGCLFVYEIKAIGNLRADVPADIQMIHPDHTVTKIGEGHGTYSKTMETSETYAIHDGAAARMSLHQTLIAAPTVTIEFNKAFKVDAVPARQKTCISCDPRQEENTETISVSMEEATAGQGLRAANWNDLEDATDDTYLFANKFKCFFSMVDVLANTYDCTITTSGIRKLPKVPRCKKHLLKTDGNPRCMAVVQLETKGNTRYLLEVDTSDAGKALSTQILSVRNPSSWEADLDNLERELIRSSLRWPKDILAEICGNGRFKGITHPHSPIRNRSVLNPESIDGWAARVYRGMMRL; encoded by the coding sequence ATGAACAACTTCAGATTTCCCCAATTTGATGGTGACGTAACCATTGCCGGCATCAGACATTTTTTCAGGTACAACGACAGCTCTCAGTGGCACGTTGATATCGATACTGATCCTCCTCAACAGAAGTCGCATCTAACCACGTCCAATGCATCCATCTTGGCAAGAAAAAGGGTGCTCAACCCTACCCGTAGTTATAAGGAGGCGGGTTATCCCATAGCCTTCACATGGCCAGAACCGCATAAATGGCGCGTAAAACGAATCGGCGATTGCCCGATTCCCGGCTACACCCATAGGCCGGATGCCAGCCAATTTTGCTTTGCACTTATTCATGGCAACCTGTTGGTATATCTTCCGCAATTTGAACTCGCTCGCACTCTTTTTTTCCATGACTCATATCTGTGCAACACGGCAATGGAATCGGACTGCTTGGACACGGAGTTCTACATAGAGCGAGATAGCAACGGGGCGCGAATCCTAATAATGCCTTCATCCGGATTCTCCCTGACGCACTTTGCCGACCCTGTGTATAGAAAAAACCTCAGCTGGATTCTACTGGATGCAGAAGCACACAAATCATACAAAAGTATCTGCACAAAACAACGGCAACACGGTGAATCACGAACAAACTACCGAATCTGGAATTTCCAATTTGATCCACCTCCGATGCAGGGAACCCGGCTGGAAGTGCGTGGGCATCTCGACCGCGACGAAGGCTGTCTGTTTGTGTACGAAATCAAGGCAATCGGCAATCTTCGTGCCGACGTCCCTGCCGACATACAAATGATACACCCTGACCATACTGTCACAAAAATTGGCGAAGGGCATGGGACGTACTCCAAAACCATGGAAACCAGTGAAACATACGCCATTCATGATGGTGCAGCAGCCAGAATGAGTTTGCACCAAACTCTCATCGCCGCCCCAACCGTGACAATCGAATTCAACAAGGCCTTCAAGGTCGACGCTGTTCCCGCACGTCAGAAAACATGTATCTCCTGTGACCCCAGGCAGGAAGAGAACACGGAAACCATCTCGGTAAGCATGGAAGAAGCCACCGCCGGGCAAGGACTGCGCGCCGCCAATTGGAATGACCTTGAAGACGCCACGGACGACACATATCTCTTTGCAAACAAATTCAAATGCTTCTTTTCCATGGTGGACGTGCTTGCCAACACTTATGACTGCACGATCACGACATCCGGCATTCGAAAACTCCCCAAAGTACCACGTTGCAAAAAACATCTCCTCAAAACAGATGGCAATCCACGATGTATGGCCGTGGTGCAACTGGAAACAAAAGGTAACACACGGTATCTGCTCGAAGTGGACACCTCGGACGCGGGCAAAGCTCTCTCCACACAAATTCTCTCGGTTCGGAATCCTTCCTCTTGGGAAGCGGATCTCGACAATCTGGAACGTGAGTTGATTCGATCCTCGCTACGCTGGCCAAAAGACATTCTGGCCGAAATCTGCGGCAACGGACGCTTCAAAGGTATCACGCATCCGCACTCGCCAATACGCAATAGAAGCGTACTGAATCCCGAATCTATAGATGGATGGGCGGCGAGGGTTTATCGAGGGATGATGAGGCTTTGA
- a CDS encoding TnsD family Tn7-like transposition protein has product MLNFPVPYPDELLYSTVARAGVRFGITSPKQLLDEIFGNRKVIATVDLPSHLETVAGHYPITLGLTAEALAYRHTLLPLYAPFVPETRRRQILKQMATHSKGAIHVALGVAASRIKQNRFLKVCPACLKQQRQKHGECYWKRQWQAAGCNFCPEHGPLVETQHRFRNYHRHAFIALNPDTPLLPYQNTPPPPDKRIERRVLELLTLLPFRSPKLEQWGLFYKKLSHDNGITRGNKVNHDQLRQKVISAWTSGSLSQLGIVINNSQSNWLRMIVRKHRKAFSYLEHIIVLEALLGSSWEFTDILNRVKKQVRPKQVQKKGSNKVIDLDELNKKRAAWLETLKKMGTRAGRLAGKDYLYTWLYRNDRSWLMQNNKRYRKTTRSENKRIDWQARDLEILEKLKGIRAVVEKKPNSPRRTKNWYCAQTGCTLYAKKFHKLPLSAAFLDRIHESVADYQIRRIRLTLQKRDSTQGTMTFYKLLRLSGLNEDRLKPKTREFIRHTLEMP; this is encoded by the coding sequence ATGCTCAACTTTCCGGTACCATATCCTGATGAGCTGCTTTACAGCACTGTGGCCCGGGCCGGGGTGCGGTTTGGAATAACGAGTCCCAAACAATTGCTGGATGAAATCTTCGGCAACAGAAAAGTCATCGCAACGGTAGACCTTCCCTCTCACCTTGAAACTGTTGCCGGGCATTATCCGATCACCTTGGGCCTCACCGCAGAAGCATTGGCCTATAGGCACACTCTGCTGCCGCTCTATGCTCCCTTTGTGCCGGAAACGAGAAGACGACAAATCCTTAAGCAAATGGCCACCCATTCCAAAGGAGCAATACATGTGGCATTGGGAGTTGCCGCTTCACGAATCAAACAAAATCGTTTTCTCAAAGTATGCCCAGCATGCCTGAAACAACAACGGCAAAAACATGGAGAATGTTATTGGAAACGCCAGTGGCAGGCTGCAGGCTGTAACTTCTGTCCCGAACACGGCCCCTTGGTGGAAACGCAGCACAGATTTCGTAACTATCACCGTCATGCATTTATCGCCTTGAATCCTGACACCCCACTGCTCCCATATCAAAATACCCCTCCGCCTCCGGATAAACGTATTGAACGCAGGGTTCTCGAACTCCTCACCCTCCTTCCCTTCCGGTCCCCGAAACTTGAACAATGGGGACTTTTCTACAAAAAACTATCGCACGACAACGGCATCACCCGAGGCAACAAAGTCAACCATGATCAGCTCCGGCAGAAAGTCATATCCGCATGGACCTCAGGCAGCCTGAGCCAACTCGGAATCGTGATCAACAACAGCCAATCGAACTGGCTACGCATGATCGTACGAAAACACCGCAAGGCATTCAGTTACCTTGAACACATCATCGTGCTGGAAGCACTGCTGGGATCAAGCTGGGAATTTACGGATATTCTCAACAGGGTCAAAAAACAGGTCCGCCCGAAACAGGTACAAAAAAAGGGTTCAAACAAGGTCATTGACCTCGACGAGCTCAATAAAAAACGAGCGGCATGGCTTGAAACCCTCAAAAAAATGGGAACGAGAGCGGGAAGACTCGCCGGTAAAGATTATTTGTATACGTGGCTTTACAGAAACGATCGAAGCTGGTTAATGCAAAACAATAAAAGATATCGGAAAACAACTCGATCCGAAAACAAAAGAATAGACTGGCAAGCACGGGATCTGGAGATTCTTGAAAAGCTGAAGGGCATAAGAGCTGTCGTTGAAAAAAAGCCGAATTCTCCAAGGCGAACGAAAAATTGGTACTGCGCACAAACTGGCTGCACCCTGTACGCAAAGAAATTTCACAAGCTCCCACTGTCGGCCGCTTTTCTTGATCGGATCCACGAAAGCGTTGCTGATTACCAGATACGACGCATCAGGCTTACACTGCAAAAGCGCGACTCAACGCAAGGGACAATGACGTTTTACAAACTGCTGCGACTTTCTGGATTAAACGAAGATCGATTGAAACCGAAAACACGGGAATTCATCCGACACACCCTCGAAATGCCATGA
- the cas1e gene encoding type I-E CRISPR-associated endonuclease Cas1e, with protein MLPKLSPLPLKERSSMVFLEKGRLDVLDGSFVLVDVEGVRVHVPVGGVCCILLEPGIRVSHAAVTLAARSGTLLVWVGEAGVRLYAAGQPGGARSDKLLWQASLALDDTARLNVVRRMFEIRFGGNAPGGRSVEQLRGMEGARVRAMYKQMAKLYRVAWSGRRYDPGSFSSGDVPNQCLSAATSCLYGISEAAILAAGYAPAIGFLHTGKPRSFVYDIADLIKFETVVPAAFGVAAGKPVDPERETRIACRDMFRKKRVLKRIIPLIEEVLAAGGKNMPEPAPEAAGPAFEEEKGHGDDGHRG; from the coding sequence ATGCTGCCGAAGCTCAGCCCGTTGCCGCTGAAGGAGCGGTCCAGCATGGTCTTTCTGGAAAAAGGTCGGTTGGACGTGTTGGACGGCTCCTTTGTACTGGTGGATGTGGAAGGCGTGCGGGTGCATGTGCCGGTGGGCGGGGTGTGCTGCATCCTGCTGGAACCCGGCATACGCGTCTCGCACGCCGCAGTGACTCTTGCGGCCCGTTCCGGCACCCTGCTCGTGTGGGTGGGGGAGGCCGGTGTGCGGCTTTACGCCGCAGGGCAGCCCGGAGGCGCGCGCAGCGACAAGCTGCTCTGGCAGGCATCGCTCGCCCTTGACGATACCGCGCGGCTCAACGTGGTGCGCAGGATGTTTGAGATCCGCTTTGGCGGCAATGCCCCGGGCGGCCGCAGCGTGGAGCAATTGCGCGGCATGGAGGGCGCACGCGTGCGCGCCATGTATAAGCAGATGGCGAAGCTCTATCGCGTTGCATGGTCCGGGCGGCGCTACGACCCCGGGAGTTTTTCAAGCGGGGACGTACCGAACCAGTGCCTGAGCGCGGCCACGTCGTGCCTTTACGGAATCAGCGAGGCCGCCATCCTCGCGGCCGGGTATGCTCCGGCGATCGGTTTCCTGCATACGGGAAAACCCCGCTCGTTCGTGTATGACATTGCGGACCTTATCAAGTTCGAGACCGTTGTTCCGGCCGCGTTCGGCGTTGCCGCGGGCAAGCCCGTGGACCCGGAGCGCGAAACGCGTATTGCCTGCCGCGACATGTTTCGAAAAAAACGGGTGCTGAAACGCATTATCCCGTTGATAGAGGAGGTTCTGGCCGCCGGAGGCAAGAACATGCCCGAGCCCGCGCCCGAGGCTGCGGGTCCGGCTTTCGAGGAGGAGAAAGGCCATGGCGATGACGGTCATCGTGGTTGA